From Chionomys nivalis chromosome 21, mChiNiv1.1, whole genome shotgun sequence, a single genomic window includes:
- the Gypa gene encoding glycophorin-A — MQENASSEAPTAGHSLVTALLRPSTLAHKEEHSTLLPELDSPSPSPVPLLTSTVHYQHYPVSGITVRTHNMSFNETSVTPGVPSTPRARVEHPFNEPVTIAVVLGVIAGIVGTILLIYYLISLITKKSSVDIHPPKDEDTDVPLSSIEQSVIQEEHASV; from the exons ATGCAAGAGAACGCGTCCAGTGAGGCACCCACGGCAG GCCATTCTCTTGTAACTGCCCTTCTTAGACCTTCAACGTTAGCTCACAAAGAAGAGCATTCGACATTGTTGCCAGAATTGG ACTCTCCTAGTCCATCTCCCGTTCCCCTGTTAACTTCAACTGTACATTACCAACATTATCCAGTATCAG GTATTACCGTCAGAACACATAATATGTCTTTCAATGAAACGTCTGTCACTCCtggagttcccagcaccccaagAG CAAGAGTTGAACATCCTTTTAATGAGCCAG TGACGATCGCCGTGGTTTTGGGGGTGATCGCTGGTATCGTTGGAACTATTCTTCTCATTTATTACTTAATCAGTCTAATAACAAAG AAAAGCTCAGTTGACATACACCCTCCCAAGGATGAAGACACGGATGTGCCACTAAGTTCTATTGAACAG AGCGTTATTCAAGAAGAGCATGCCAGTGTCTGA